Below is a window of Desmonostoc muscorum LEGE 12446 DNA.
TTTCAGCAGTGGCGGAAGCTCAAGAAAATAATACTATAGAAAATCCTTTAAAGTTACTTGAAGCCTATGGACTTGTGCTAACAGATTCTTTGGAAGAAGCAATTCAATTATTAATTAATAAGGGTTTTTTGGATAGCAATCCAGTAAAACTGAAAGTAGAATTAGTGCGTCTTTGGTTACTGCAATGTCATCCATTAAGGAATGAAATCAGGACTTTGGAGACACTACAAGAAAACAATATTAACCAACTATTGCCTGTGGCTCGTTGTTGTTGGATGGGAGAGAAACAGCAGGATGCAGCATTAGCGATTTACGAACAGGTTTTACAGCTAAATCCCAATCACTTCAGCACTATCGTAGAACTAGCAGAAAAATACTTGGAAGTAGAAAATTTTGATAAAGCTTTAAAGCTTTATGAGCGAGTTTACAAATTAGATTCAGGAAGGTATCAACAACAATTTTTAGAAGCATTAAATCGTTATGGACATTGGTTAATCATTAAAAGAAATTACGTAGCAGCCAAGCAGCAATATGAAAAAATTTTACAAATTCAACTTGGAAATACTTTAGCTCAACAGAAACTAGCAGAAATAAAAGCTTATCAAGCTAGTACTCATATAATGAGTACTAGCATTAATTATCTGAGAAATTTAATCAAGCCGAACTCTAGGTTAGTGAAATTAATTTTTATAGGATTAATTAGTGGTATTGGAAGTATGTTTGTTGGTCGTTATTTATTAACTAATTGCACAGCAGAACAACAAAAATCTTTAGATGGAAGTTGTATAAATAGGAATAGTATTACTTCTATTACTTCAAATAAGCCCAATCCAAATAAGAAAATTAGTAATCCAATTAGTAATAGTATGAGTAGAGGCGATCGCACTTTATTTACAAGCATACAAAATAGCGATCGCGATCGAGGTATTAACAGCTTTAAAAACACGAAAGTAGCTGCACAGCACTTTGAAGAAGCTGTCAAGAAGAATCCTAATGATCCTGAGATACTAATTTACTACAATAACGCTCTTGCCCGCCAAAAGGGCAATCCTTTAACTTTGGCAGTTGTAGTACCAGCCCAAAAAAGAACAAACTCTGCTCAAGAAATATTACGTGGGGTAGCACAAGCGCAAAATCAGTTTAACCAACCAAATCGATTTCAAGATCGATTAATAGAGATTGTGATTGCTGACGATGATAACAACGAAGATATAGCAAAACAAATAGCCCAGGAACTAGTACAAGATAAATCAATATTAGGAGTCATCGGACATGGTTCTAGCAAAGTCACTAACGCAGCTTTGCCTATATATACAATAGCTAATTTAGCAATCGTATCACCTACTAGCACTAGTATAGACTTACAAGGTTCTGTATTTTTTAGAATTTTACCTTCAGACAAGGCGAGTGGTGAAAAGCTAGCTAAATATGCATTAAAAAATAACTTCCAAAAAATAATAATTTTCTGTAATCCCCTCGATTCATATAGTAGAAGTCTTAAAGAAGAATTTAGACTTACATTTTTCAAAAATCAGCGTGAAGGAGTAGTTCCTTCTTCATGCATTAACTTAGCTGATCCAAATCTAGATGTAGAGCAAGAAGTACAAAAGTTAATAGACGATCCCTTAGTAGAAGCAATAGCATTGTTTCCAGATACAGATAATATTGAAGTTGCTATGAAGATTGCAAAGACTTACAATGACAATCTGACAAAAAGCAATAATGTCAAACAGATCAAAGTCTTAGCAGGTGATTCTCTCTATAAACCAGAGGTTGCTAATACTCTAGAAGGTTTGATTTTAGCTGTACCTTGGTTTCGAGATGCACCAAAATCACAGAGATTTGCACAAGAAGCTGAAAAACAATGGGGTGGTGGTGTGAGTTGGCGCACTGCAACCAGCTTTGACGCTACCCAAGCTCTGATTGAGTCTTTCAAACTATCCCCGGAAGTATCTAGGGTAACAGTTTTAAAAAATTTACCAAAAATCAATCTTTCAGAAAACACTTCTGGAGAGCAGTTGAAATTTGATCCATCCAGAGAAATTAACAAAGAGGCAACTTTAATTACGGTTCAAGATGGTCGGTTTGTTAATGCAGAGTAAAAAGAGGGAAAACTAACTTAAGATGCATATGCATTAGTCAGCCAACGCAAGCCATGTTATAATGAAGTTTGTGCGTAAAAACTAAACGAAAGCTTCTGCTTCAAGAATTTCTCCTGGTGCAATAGCTTAATGGGGATATGGCTAACAAATCACATGCTCACTAGACCCATCGCAGATATTATTATGATACAACTAAAATCTCAGAGAAACCCCTATGTTATCGGTCGCCCCATTAATGAACCGAAAACATTTTTTGGACGACAGAAGCAAATAGCGTTTATTGAAGAAAATCTGAGACAAGGTGAAAAAGTCATACTACTGCATGGTCAACGACGTATAGGTAAGTCATCTTTACTTCAGAATATTCCTCAACTTGTCAAAGTTGATAACTTTGCTTTTGTCAGCTTTGATTTAGAATATCATAGCCAAGATAAACTAGAAAACCTCTTAGAGAATTTAGCAGAAACTATTGTTGAACAATTAGAAATACCTCCAGACAAAGTAGCAATTCCCAAAGCTCAACAGATAGAGGAAGAAAAAGATATTTTTTGTGCTAAATTTTTACCTAAAATTTATGAACATCTAAAAGATCAGAATTTGGTATTACTTTTAGATGAATTTGATGCTTTAAACAATAAACATATCGGCGTAGAACTTGAATCATTATTCAAGCAATTAAAAAATATTGCCCATAAAAATTCCAAATTATTTGTGATAATATTTGCCGGGAGGAAACCAGCAGATATATCAAATTTGTTGAAAATATTTCCCAAAGTACCAGTCGCAAGAGTTGGGTTATTAGATAACGAAAGCATTAAGCAGCTGATTATCGAACCTGTTGGGGGTTCTTTAAGTTACGAACCAACAGCCATACAAGCAATTACAGATTTATCGGCAGGACATCCTTATTTCATTCAAATTTTATGTTTTGCGGTTTTCAGTAGAGCTAGAGAACTCCAAAAATGGGAAGTTGCCCAAGAAGATGTAGAAAATATTATAGATAAGGCAGTTGAGCTTGCAGAAGCTGGCTTTGCATGGTACTGGGAAGCTTTATCTGTAACAGAAAAGGTAGTTTTTTCTGCCGTGGCTGAGGCGCAAAAAATAACTCTTGAAAAAAATGACCAAGAGCTAGAAAAAGACCCATTGATGCTACTTAAAAGTCATCAAGATGTGTTGTCTAGAGATTTGTTAGAAAAATTAACTGAAGAACTAACATTAAAGGGCTTTTTAAACGAGCAAGGAAATAAAGTAAAAATAGAATTAGTCCAGCGTTGGCTAATACAACGTCACCCGTTATGGCACGAAATCAGGGAATTAGAGAAACTAGATAAACAAGAAGTTAAAGATACCTACGAAACCCTGAATCAAACACCTCAAATCAGCAATAATCAAAAGCAAAGTCCTATTATTCAAAGTCGTGCTTTGAGTCAGCAACCCAAGAGTTTGGAACCAAATATACCCTCTGTTAAGCCTGATAAAAATAAAGTTCATCGGAATAGAGGGGAAATCTGGTTACTTCCTGGAATGATTTTCTTGGGAGCAGCTGCGATCGCTTCCTTTATAATAATTTTTTACGATCACAACCGCAGCGATCAAAATAAAAACCAAAATTCAGTACCAAATGCGACATCTCCCAGCCAATAGTTAGTTTTTGGCGGTGCGTTAGGCTGAAGCCATAACGCACCCTACTTACTACTTACTTACACTTAGAAATAAAGAATATGGGGAAGTAATATCCCCCTCATCTCCTTCATCCACGCGTAGCTTCCAGTAAACGTGAAAAATAGAAGCGAGTTTTAGTCATCGCTTGGCGTTGCACTGCAAAGCCGTTCTTTTCCAAAATTCTCACCACATCAGCCTCACGATGCAAATATGCACGAGTGGCTTTACTAGGCCCAGGAAAGAAACTACCAATTTTCTTGAGTATAGTCAAGGCGCAGGTTTTCGGCGCAAAACTGAGAATTATCCGCGACTGTGCGAGAGAACAGAGGTGAGAAATCATTTCATCGGCTTTTTCTTGGGGGTAGTGAATGAGGACATCTAGGCAAATAACAGTATGGTAACTACCACTCAACGATTCCAAATCCTGCACAGCAAAAGTAGGATTTTCAGCATTTCCCAAGGTTTGCAAGGCTCTGTCTTTGCCTTCTTCTACCATTTTTTCAGAAATATCGCTTGCATAGACCTTAGCGCCATCTACCGCCAGCGGAATGCTGAGACTACCCACACCACAGCCAGCATCGCAGATTGATAGTTGTGGTAAATTGTTATCAGCTTTTAGCCAGTCGAGAACTGTATCCACGGTTTGCTGGTGTCCATTGCGGATGTCCAGTTGAACTTTGTTGACTTCGCCATCGCCGTAAATCCGCCTCCAACGGTCAAACCCTGTGGAATTGAAATACTCGCGAACAATTGTTTTATCGTCGGCTGCGTTCATAAACTCTGATTTTTAGGGGTTCTCAATGCTTAAAATTATCATTGATAGGAACCCACAAGAGCGGTCTTCCAGATTTTTCTAGATATGGCTGGCGTATATAGCGGTTCCCATTCAGATGCGGTACAACATGATATTGCGAGGTGTAGGGGCACGGCAGTGCCCATTGGTGTCAACTTAAGCTCAAATGCTTCTTGTCCCACATACCTTTTACCCCCCTTAATCCCCCCTTATAAAGGGGGGAAAAAAGAAATCTAGTTCCCTCCCCTTTATAAGGGGAGGGTTAGGGTGGGGTAAAACCTTTGCATGAGTGATTTGATTAGTTTCTATTGCTCTACATTACCAAACTTGATGTTGTAATTTAACAATATATTGGCATTCTTTTTACATTAAATTTATTAACAAGCTAATATTTTGAATTATTTTCAACATAAACTTCTATTTCTCTAAAATCTCACGATTTACAAATAATAAATCCTATTTACGGTTATTCAAATATCCATAATCTTCGCAATCTCCAAATCCATATTTATGTCTGTGGATCTAAACAAACCCTTCTTAAGATAGAATTGCGATCGCCATGCAACAATTATACTGTTAAAGATTTAATTAATGGTAATCAAAAAAACTTAAGCCTGCGGAAATTTTAAGTGAATTTTCGTATCCATAGAGAGAGTACACTTACAAATTAGGTTTATTTATTACAAATGCCAGCAAGCTTGTTAACAGACAGTCCGATCGTTGCATTTACCATTCTCCTGACAGTAATCTTTACTGTACCCCCTATATTTGAACGTCTGCGACTCCCTGGGTTAGTGGGATTGTTGCTTGCAGGGATAATTCTAGGAGAAAACGGGCTAAAGTTGTTAAACTCCGAGTCTGACACGATGAAACTGCTTTCGGATATCGGTAAACTTTATTTGATGTTCGTAGCAGGTTTAGAAATTGACTTAGAACAGTTCAAGAAAACTAAAAATCGCTCAATTGGGTTTGGGATACTCACATTCATAGTTCCATTAATTGCTGGCATTATTACCGGACGTTTATTCAATTTTAGTTGGAATTCTTCAGTCTTAATTGGTTCTTTGCTAGCCTCGCATACTCTCTTGGCATATCCAATTGTCAGCCGTCTGGGTGTGGTCACAAATGAAGCTGTAACTGTGACAATTGGTGCCACAATTTTTACTGACACAGGTGCTTTGCTGGTATTAGCAATTTGTGTGGGAATTCATGGAGGAGAATTTTCCGCCTTGAGTTTAGCAATGTTGTTAGGTGGATTAGCAATTTACTCAGTTGTTGTCTTATTTGGCTTTGACTGGGCAGGAAAAGAATTTTTTCGTCGCTCAGGAGACGAACAAAGTAACCAGTTTTTGTTTATATTACTAGCATTATTTTTGGCATCTGTGGGAGCGCAGATAATTGGAGTTGAAAAAATTGTTGGCGCTTTTTTAGCAGGTTTAGCTGTCAACGATGTTTTGGGACGTAGCCCAGTTAAAGAAAAAATTGAGTTTATTGGTAGTGTTTTGTTTATCCCTTGTTTCTTTGTGGACATGGGATTATTAATTAATATTCCGGCATTTATTAAAACCCTCAGTTCAATTTGGTTGACTGTAGTCATTGTAGTGGCTTTGATTGGTAGCAAATTTATCGCAGCATTCTTAGCTAAACTGTTGTACCGCTATAATACAGCCGAAATGCTAACGATGTGGTCGTTGTCACTGCCACAGGTAGCAGCTACACTAGCAGCAACTTTGGTAGCTTATCAAAGTATAAATCCTGCGGGTGAAAGGCTAATCAATGAAGGCGTGTTAAACAGTGTGATTGTCCTGATGCTGGTGACTGCAATATTAGGACCGATAATCACAGCAAGATTTGCTTCTTCTTTACAGCTGCAAGAAACAGATTTTGAAACAGATAGTCTGGCTACTTGGTGGGGAGGTAATGAAGGGGAATTAGCAGAAAAAAAACAAGATTCATTTACTGTTGTGGTACCAATATACAACCCTCAAACCCAGCGTTATCTGATAGAAATGGCAGCATTGCTGGCTAGTCATGAATCTGGAAAAATTGTGCCATTAGCTATTACTAAAGCACATATCCAAATGGACGATCCACAATTAGTAACAGCACTTGACCAAAGTCGGCAAAGATTGAATTTAGCTAGAGAAATCAGTCAAGAATTTGATGTGGAAGTGTCACCTGCAAATCGGATTGATGATGATATAGCTTTGGCAATTAGCCGCACTAGTCGAGAACAAAACGCTAATTTGGTGGTGATGGGTTGGTCGCGGACAACAGGTTTACGTGCCCGTTTGTTTGGTAATGTAATTGATAGTGTCTTTTGGTCTTCTCACTGTCCGGTAGCAGTCACGCGCCTTTTGAGTAGTCCCAAGACAATCCAAAAAATTCTTGTACCAGTTGGAGATTTAACTCGCCAAACCATAGGCGCTTTACGATTTGCTCAGATTTTGGCTGATGTAAATCAGGCAGAAGTTGTATTGTTGCACGTTTGCGATCGCAACACCCGCCCAAATCTAGTGGAAAAATTTGTCTCTCAATTGTCTGATATCGCCTCTAAGAGCCAGTTACAGGTGAATACGAGTATTCAAACCATCAAGGGTGATGATGTTGCTAGAGCAGTAATTCGCCAAGCTCAAGCCTTTGATTTAGTCGTGTTACGTTCCGTGCGTTATCGCACAGCCGGTGGACTAGCCGTTAGCCAAGTCACAACCCAGATGATTCAAGAATTGAAGTGTTCAATTGTCTTGGTTGGGGAACCGAATTCGTGATGAGGCAGGGGTTTTGGGTTATTGTGGGGGATGGTGGCGATCGGAAATACAGCGAATTGCAACAGGCGTGAGGTACAGATAATTGTAAGGGCACAACATGTTGTGCCCCTACCCGTGTCCTGAAATACGCTGTAATTAGCTTTCAATTATTTGTTGAATAGCAGCCACTAGTTTGCCAAACCATTCCAGATTTGAGGGTATATGATTTTTATTATTCCATAGCCATTTAATAGCTGTAGCGAATTCATCAAGCTGCTGGTGACTCATCAAATTGAGAAAAACTTTTTCTCGTGCTTGCAACCAGTTTTCATCTGTTTGTTGAAGTTCTTGAATTACCCAAAGCTCCATTATTGATGAACTCAAAGAATAAATCTTTTTAGCTTCACCAAAAGTTTGAGTAAGTATACCTTGTTCTTCCAGTTGGGTTAGCTCTCTCTGCATTTGAGTCAATATCAAATTAAAATCACTCAAGTCAAAGCGCAGCCTTGGATGCAAACGTTCTCTCAAACCAGACAGAGCAAAAAGCATTAACAAAGTCTGTTCTACTTCAGAACAACTGTGCCAAATACTTGCGAAAAACTGCTTAGTACTACTTTCTAATTTATTAACAAATTCTTGAGTATCTACTGGATTTTGGCTTTCTAGTTCTCGGTAAATCAAAGGACTGACAATATTTAGTAAAGTCGGATTCCCACCAGTAATTTCTCCTATTGCTTCCAGTAATTGTGGTGTAATTGGTTTATTAAATGATTGCAGGAATTGGTCAATTTCGGTATCAGTAAATGTCTGAAGTGGCAAAAATAAATAATGATTGTACCACGGAGAAGCGTTGGGACTGAGCTTTCGTAGCAGTTGATTAAGACGCTTAAGAGAAGTAACAATCATTGACAGA
It encodes the following:
- a CDS encoding ABC transporter substrate-binding protein; this encodes MSPNSQNSYIRNPYIVGRPVQMPDEFFGREILFTNIADSLQQNAQFILLHGQRRIGKSSVLRNIPLFVSPDEFVFVPCDLQEYGSASLNQILYAIAREIFQHLELNTNILEPLLNANLENIRRIFNRRVLAQVDEKLDNKKLVLLLDEFDVVSHNDTENTVGFLRFLETLVRQQEELFVIAVVGRYLNAMPNLMQSFRGAPFYEIGLLDNNDAQQLITQPAAQILEYQEKTIAEILKISSGHPLCTQALCYQIFQLVRNENNLSQSKIVPDYVLEAIPNAINTAEGGLDSICQGLSIPEKVVISAVAEAQENNTIENPLKLLEAYGLVLTDSLEEAIQLLINKGFLDSNPVKLKVELVRLWLLQCHPLRNEIRTLETLQENNINQLLPVARCCWMGEKQQDAALAIYEQVLQLNPNHFSTIVELAEKYLEVENFDKALKLYERVYKLDSGRYQQQFLEALNRYGHWLIIKRNYVAAKQQYEKILQIQLGNTLAQQKLAEIKAYQASTHIMSTSINYLRNLIKPNSRLVKLIFIGLISGIGSMFVGRYLLTNCTAEQQKSLDGSCINRNSITSITSNKPNPNKKISNPISNSMSRGDRTLFTSIQNSDRDRGINSFKNTKVAAQHFEEAVKKNPNDPEILIYYNNALARQKGNPLTLAVVVPAQKRTNSAQEILRGVAQAQNQFNQPNRFQDRLIEIVIADDDNNEDIAKQIAQELVQDKSILGVIGHGSSKVTNAALPIYTIANLAIVSPTSTSIDLQGSVFFRILPSDKASGEKLAKYALKNNFQKIIIFCNPLDSYSRSLKEEFRLTFFKNQREGVVPSSCINLADPNLDVEQEVQKLIDDPLVEAIALFPDTDNIEVAMKIAKTYNDNLTKSNNVKQIKVLAGDSLYKPEVANTLEGLILAVPWFRDAPKSQRFAQEAEKQWGGGVSWRTATSFDATQALIESFKLSPEVSRVTVLKNLPKINLSENTSGEQLKFDPSREINKEATLITVQDGRFVNAE
- a CDS encoding AAA family ATPase translates to MIQLKSQRNPYVIGRPINEPKTFFGRQKQIAFIEENLRQGEKVILLHGQRRIGKSSLLQNIPQLVKVDNFAFVSFDLEYHSQDKLENLLENLAETIVEQLEIPPDKVAIPKAQQIEEEKDIFCAKFLPKIYEHLKDQNLVLLLDEFDALNNKHIGVELESLFKQLKNIAHKNSKLFVIIFAGRKPADISNLLKIFPKVPVARVGLLDNESIKQLIIEPVGGSLSYEPTAIQAITDLSAGHPYFIQILCFAVFSRARELQKWEVAQEDVENIIDKAVELAEAGFAWYWEALSVTEKVVFSAVAEAQKITLEKNDQELEKDPLMLLKSHQDVLSRDLLEKLTEELTLKGFLNEQGNKVKIELVQRWLIQRHPLWHEIRELEKLDKQEVKDTYETLNQTPQISNNQKQSPIIQSRALSQQPKSLEPNIPSVKPDKNKVHRNRGEIWLLPGMIFLGAAAIASFIIIFYDHNRSDQNKNQNSVPNATSPSQ
- the bchM gene encoding magnesium protoporphyrin IX methyltransferase yields the protein MNAADDKTIVREYFNSTGFDRWRRIYGDGEVNKVQLDIRNGHQQTVDTVLDWLKADNNLPQLSICDAGCGVGSLSIPLAVDGAKVYASDISEKMVEEGKDRALQTLGNAENPTFAVQDLESLSGSYHTVICLDVLIHYPQEKADEMISHLCSLAQSRIILSFAPKTCALTILKKIGSFFPGPSKATRAYLHREADVVRILEKNGFAVQRQAMTKTRFYFSRLLEATRG
- a CDS encoding cation:proton antiporter domain-containing protein; this encodes MPASLLTDSPIVAFTILLTVIFTVPPIFERLRLPGLVGLLLAGIILGENGLKLLNSESDTMKLLSDIGKLYLMFVAGLEIDLEQFKKTKNRSIGFGILTFIVPLIAGIITGRLFNFSWNSSVLIGSLLASHTLLAYPIVSRLGVVTNEAVTVTIGATIFTDTGALLVLAICVGIHGGEFSALSLAMLLGGLAIYSVVVLFGFDWAGKEFFRRSGDEQSNQFLFILLALFLASVGAQIIGVEKIVGAFLAGLAVNDVLGRSPVKEKIEFIGSVLFIPCFFVDMGLLINIPAFIKTLSSIWLTVVIVVALIGSKFIAAFLAKLLYRYNTAEMLTMWSLSLPQVAATLAATLVAYQSINPAGERLINEGVLNSVIVLMLVTAILGPIITARFASSLQLQETDFETDSLATWWGGNEGELAEKKQDSFTVVVPIYNPQTQRYLIEMAALLASHESGKIVPLAITKAHIQMDDPQLVTALDQSRQRLNLAREISQEFDVEVSPANRIDDDIALAISRTSREQNANLVVMGWSRTTGLRARLFGNVIDSVFWSSHCPVAVTRLLSSPKTIQKILVPVGDLTRQTIGALRFAQILADVNQAEVVLLHVCDRNTRPNLVEKFVSQLSDIASKSQLQVNTSIQTIKGDDVARAVIRQAQAFDLVVLRSVRYRTAGGLAVSQVTTQMIQELKCSIVLVGEPNS